A genome region from Methylobacterium sp. FF17 includes the following:
- a CDS encoding DNA-3-methyladenine glycosylase, with amino-acid sequence MSEPGEDSGARLPAGFFARPAPAVAVDLIGCEVQVTGIGGIIVETEAYDASDPASHSANGPTRRNASMFGPSGHAYVYRSYGMHWCLNFVCEPGGAVLIRALEPRAGTAAMAERRGTPDPRLLCAGPGRLCQALGITGALDGAPLDTPPFRLTRPAFAPAWIADRRIGISRGVETPWRFLLAGSRAVSRPPSRHATPGVVSLTPPGRSPGSGRPAG; translated from the coding sequence ATGAGCGAACCGGGCGAGGACAGCGGGGCGCGGCTCCCGGCCGGATTCTTCGCCCGCCCGGCGCCTGCGGTGGCCGTCGACCTGATCGGCTGCGAGGTCCAGGTGACGGGTATCGGCGGGATCATCGTCGAGACGGAAGCCTACGACGCCTCCGACCCGGCCTCGCACAGCGCCAACGGGCCGACCCGGCGCAACGCCAGCATGTTCGGCCCTTCCGGCCATGCCTACGTCTATCGCTCCTACGGCATGCACTGGTGCCTGAACTTCGTCTGCGAACCGGGCGGCGCCGTGCTGATCCGGGCCCTGGAGCCGCGCGCGGGGACGGCGGCGATGGCGGAGCGGCGCGGCACCCCGGACCCCCGCCTGCTCTGCGCCGGCCCCGGGCGGCTCTGCCAGGCCCTGGGCATCACCGGCGCGCTCGACGGTGCGCCCCTCGACACGCCGCCATTCCGGCTCACGCGTCCGGCCTTCGCCCCCGCCTGGATCGCCGACCGGCGCATCGGCATTTCGCGCGGGGTGGAGACGCCCTGGCGCTTCCTGCTCGCGGGCTCCCGCGCGGTGAGCCGCCCGCCCTCGCGCCATGCGACGCCGGGGGTGGTCAGCCTCACGCCGCCCGGACGGTCGCCAGGAAGCGGCCGACCTGCCGGTTGA
- a CDS encoding DUF4142 domain-containing protein, with amino-acid sequence MHRRDFVFGMLTATAALAVTRTAVAQPTPAGALPTPVYLNMATKGGLFLENTARDAYDKTRNARVKTFARAEVVEQVNLSTKLAPYATAMAQGVASGGAPGPGGLIGGLVAAPLAVAGGVAGATVGAVGGVLGAPQGAGGMTTDEQKAQVLQQLSGMPPSPQYDATFVAASLQGHQEAYAIHGSYAETGEDPALRSIARGALPLIRLHISQLTRMQGMMGGRNG; translated from the coding sequence ATGCATCGTCGTGATTTCGTTTTCGGTATGCTCACCGCGACCGCCGCTCTGGCGGTCACCCGCACGGCGGTCGCCCAGCCCACCCCGGCGGGCGCGCTGCCGACGCCCGTCTATCTCAACATGGCGACCAAGGGCGGCCTGTTCCTCGAGAACACCGCGCGCGACGCCTACGACAAGACCCGCAATGCCCGGGTAAAGACCTTCGCCCGCGCGGAGGTCGTCGAGCAGGTCAACCTGTCGACGAAGCTGGCGCCCTATGCCACCGCGATGGCGCAGGGGGTCGCCTCCGGCGGCGCTCCGGGCCCCGGGGGCCTCATCGGCGGGCTCGTGGCCGCGCCCCTGGCCGTCGCGGGTGGCGTGGCGGGTGCCACCGTGGGGGCGGTCGGTGGTGTCCTCGGCGCACCGCAGGGCGCGGGCGGCATGACCACCGACGAGCAGAAGGCGCAGGTGCTGCAGCAACTCTCCGGAATGCCGCCGAGCCCGCAATACGACGCGACCTTCGTGGCGGCCTCCCTGCAGGGTCACCAGGAAGCCTACGCGATTCACGGTTCCTACGCCGAGACGGGCGAGGATCCGGCCCTGCGCAGCATCGCGCGCGGCGCGCTGCCGCTCATACGCCTCCACATCTCCCAGCTCACCCGCATGCAGGGCATGATGGGCGGCCGGAACGGCTGA
- a CDS encoding carbohydrate porin: protein MLTLASLCVSTGAWSADLATPRAVVPAFVDWSGGYLGIQGSAGNAYGAYDFSNTSIGGRSLPSFRTGDATGRADLSRNATTAVGGLFGGYNWQDGPWLYGIEADLSAANLKRPVALGAFGDDTTGSDLGLIRVKTDLYGTLRGRFGYAFDRALVYATFGLGGANARVLATYPDRDTGAVALARRDLSYLGFTLGAGVQFAVSEHIALGIDYRYLDLGGSRRFDLGTVPGAAGGPVATQVAASAHQMMARLSWHPGGLVLPPEAEDAPGANLDERFSLHGQTTVVAQGVPGFRAPYTGPASLIGRQVQATTTATAFLGLKLLEGTELYYNPEFSQGFGLSRTLGVAGFVNGEAQKAGAPFPKLRSNRYFVRQTFGLGGETEDVPDGPNQVATRRDIERITVVAGKFALGDFFDGNVYAHDPRVDFMNWGIWASGAYDFPANLPGFTQGVMVEYNRAEFAIRAAYTQVPKEPSSDVLDPRVFRRAGTTIEFEERHILPILDQPGKLRIGFFTNVGNTADFREVVALTQAGVFADINDAAAATRASRRKTGFYLNLEQAVTPDLGVFARVSANDGRTESLSFTDIDNSVSGGVSLKGSAWGRPGDTVGLGTSRNGISASHRAFFANGGVGLLIGDGRLNYAPEQAFETYYALSLSKALTVSFNYQHIVNPAYNRDRGPANFFGTRLHADF from the coding sequence ATGCTGACCCTGGCGAGCCTCTGCGTCAGCACCGGCGCCTGGAGCGCGGACCTCGCCACCCCACGCGCCGTCGTCCCCGCCTTCGTCGACTGGTCCGGAGGCTATCTCGGCATCCAGGGCAGCGCCGGCAACGCCTACGGCGCCTACGACTTCAGCAACACGAGCATCGGCGGACGCTCGCTGCCGTCATTCCGGACCGGGGACGCCACCGGGCGGGCCGACCTCAGCCGCAACGCGACCACAGCGGTCGGCGGCCTGTTCGGGGGCTACAACTGGCAGGATGGCCCCTGGCTCTACGGCATCGAGGCCGACCTCTCGGCGGCCAATCTCAAGCGTCCGGTGGCCTTGGGCGCATTCGGCGACGACACCACGGGTTCGGACCTCGGCCTGATCCGCGTCAAGACCGACCTCTACGGGACCTTGCGCGGCCGCTTCGGCTACGCCTTCGACCGGGCGCTCGTCTACGCCACGTTCGGCCTCGGCGGCGCCAACGCCCGCGTCCTGGCGACCTACCCGGATCGCGACACCGGCGCGGTGGCGCTGGCGCGCCGGGACCTCTCGTATCTCGGCTTCACCCTCGGGGCCGGCGTGCAGTTCGCGGTGAGCGAGCACATCGCCCTCGGAATCGATTACCGCTACCTCGATCTTGGGGGCAGCCGCCGCTTCGACCTCGGCACGGTGCCGGGTGCGGCGGGCGGCCCGGTCGCGACACAGGTTGCCGCCAGCGCGCATCAGATGATGGCGCGCCTGTCCTGGCACCCGGGCGGCCTCGTCCTGCCGCCGGAGGCGGAGGACGCTCCCGGAGCCAATCTCGACGAACGGTTCTCGCTCCACGGGCAAACCACCGTCGTGGCGCAGGGTGTGCCGGGGTTCCGGGCGCCCTATACCGGCCCCGCGAGCCTGATCGGCCGCCAGGTCCAGGCCACCACCACCGCGACCGCCTTCCTCGGGCTCAAGCTCCTGGAGGGCACGGAACTCTACTACAACCCGGAATTCAGCCAGGGCTTCGGCCTGAGCCGGACGCTGGGCGTGGCCGGCTTCGTCAACGGCGAGGCCCAGAAGGCCGGCGCGCCCTTCCCGAAGCTGCGCTCCAACCGCTACTTCGTACGCCAGACCTTCGGCCTCGGCGGCGAGACCGAGGACGTGCCCGACGGCCCCAACCAGGTGGCGACCCGGCGCGATATCGAGCGCATCACCGTGGTGGCGGGCAAGTTCGCGCTCGGCGACTTCTTCGACGGGAACGTCTACGCTCACGATCCCCGCGTCGACTTCATGAACTGGGGCATCTGGGCGTCGGGCGCCTACGACTTCCCCGCCAACCTGCCCGGCTTCACCCAGGGCGTGATGGTCGAGTACAACCGCGCCGAATTCGCCATCCGCGCAGCCTACACGCAGGTGCCGAAGGAGCCCTCCAGCGACGTGCTCGACCCGCGCGTGTTCCGGCGCGCCGGCACGACGATCGAGTTCGAGGAGCGGCACATACTGCCCATCCTCGACCAGCCCGGCAAGCTGCGCATCGGCTTCTTCACGAACGTGGGCAACACCGCGGATTTCCGGGAGGTCGTCGCCCTGACGCAGGCGGGCGTGTTCGCCGACATCAACGACGCGGCCGCCGCGACGCGGGCGTCCCGACGCAAGACCGGCTTCTACCTGAACCTCGAACAGGCGGTGACGCCGGATCTCGGGGTGTTCGCGCGGGTGAGCGCCAATGACGGGCGCACCGAGAGCCTGTCCTTCACCGACATCGACAACTCCGTCTCGGGGGGCGTCTCGCTGAAGGGCTCCGCCTGGGGCCGCCCCGGCGACACGGTGGGCCTCGGCACCTCGCGCAACGGCATCTCGGCGAGCCACCGCGCCTTCTTCGCCAACGGAGGCGTCGGCCTCCTCATCGGCGACGGGCGCCTGAACTATGCGCCCGAGCAGGCCTTCGAGACCTACTACGCCCTGAGCCTGAGCAAGGCGCTGACCGTGTCCTTCAACTACCAGCACATCGTGAACCCGGCCTATAACCGGGATCGCGGACCGGCCAATTTCTTCGGAACGCGCCTCCACGCCGACTTCTGA
- a CDS encoding 2-hydroxy-3-oxopropionate reductase gives MNVGFVGLGIMGAPMAGHLIAGGHSLALKTRRQVPESLVAAGGRACATAAAVAECSDVIILMLPDTPDVEAVLFGADGVAEGARRGAVVVDMSSISPIATRDFAARLSERGVDYLDAPVSGGEVGAKNAALSIMVGGRADVFARVKPLLDLMGKTVTHVGETGAGQVAKVANQIIVALTIEAVAEGLLLASKAGADPAKVRQAITGGLATSRILELHGARMIKRTFDPGFRIALHQKDLNLALDGAKSLGLALPGTALAQQLFSVCAANGAGDADHSALVRALEIMGNHAVAEA, from the coding sequence ATGAACGTTGGATTCGTCGGCCTCGGCATCATGGGCGCCCCCATGGCCGGACATCTCATCGCGGGCGGACACAGCCTCGCCCTCAAGACCCGCCGGCAGGTGCCGGAGAGTCTCGTCGCGGCGGGTGGGCGTGCCTGCGCCACCGCCGCCGCGGTGGCGGAGTGCTCGGACGTCATCATCCTGATGCTGCCCGATACGCCGGACGTCGAGGCCGTGCTGTTCGGCGCCGACGGCGTCGCGGAGGGCGCCCGGCGCGGTGCGGTGGTGGTCGACATGAGCTCGATCTCGCCCATCGCCACCCGCGACTTCGCCGCCCGCCTGAGCGAGCGCGGCGTGGACTACCTCGATGCGCCGGTCTCCGGCGGCGAGGTCGGTGCCAAGAACGCCGCCCTGTCGATCATGGTCGGGGGGCGCGCGGATGTCTTCGCCCGGGTGAAGCCGCTCCTCGACCTCATGGGCAAGACCGTGACCCATGTGGGCGAGACCGGTGCCGGTCAGGTCGCCAAGGTCGCCAACCAGATCATCGTCGCGCTCACCATCGAGGCGGTGGCGGAAGGGCTGCTCTTAGCCTCGAAGGCCGGAGCCGATCCGGCCAAGGTCCGGCAGGCGATCACCGGGGGGCTCGCCACCTCGCGCATCCTCGAGCTTCACGGCGCGCGCATGATCAAGCGCACCTTCGACCCGGGCTTCCGCATCGCCCTGCACCAGAAGGACCTCAACCTCGCGCTGGACGGCGCGAAGTCGCTCGGGCTCGCGCTGCCGGGCACGGCGCTGGCGCAGCAGCTCTTCTCGGTCTGCGCCGCCAACGGCGCAGGCGACGCGGACCATTCGGCCCTCGTGCGCGCCCTGGAGATCATGGGCAACCACGCCGTCGCCGAGGCCTGA
- a CDS encoding phosphoribosylaminoimidazolesuccinocarboxamide synthase — translation MDIADLTPHAHQVLRDATLPELPNHYRGKVRDNYDLPDYRRILITSDRISAFDVALAAIPFKGQVLTQTARFWFERTADLCPNHVLAYPDPNVVVGRRLTILPVEIVVRGYLAGTTSTSILTRYKAGERAMYGHVFPEGMRPNQRLDRAIITPTTKAFDGGHDAPLTEADILAQGLLTPEQWRTVSEAALALFARGQEVAAARGLILADTKYEFGTDAQGRIVLADEIHTPDSSRYWFAESYDARFAAGAAPESFDKDFVRNWVVARCDPYRDPIPEIPAEIVLETAAVYIRAYETITGERFVLPDPNEVPLERIRRNLAAYLGTPA, via the coding sequence ATGGACATCGCCGACCTCACCCCGCATGCCCATCAGGTCCTGCGCGACGCGACGCTTCCCGAACTCCCCAACCATTACCGCGGCAAGGTCCGGGACAATTACGATCTGCCGGACTACCGGCGCATCCTCATCACCTCGGATCGGATCAGCGCCTTCGACGTCGCGCTGGCCGCCATTCCGTTCAAGGGGCAGGTGCTGACCCAGACCGCCCGGTTCTGGTTCGAGCGCACCGCCGATCTCTGCCCCAATCACGTTCTGGCCTATCCCGACCCCAACGTCGTGGTCGGGCGTCGCCTCACCATCCTGCCCGTCGAGATCGTGGTGCGGGGCTATCTCGCGGGGACGACCTCGACGTCGATCCTGACGCGCTACAAGGCCGGCGAACGGGCGATGTACGGCCACGTCTTCCCGGAGGGGATGCGCCCCAACCAGCGCCTGGATCGGGCGATCATCACGCCGACCACCAAGGCGTTCGACGGCGGGCACGACGCACCGCTCACCGAGGCCGACATCCTGGCCCAGGGGCTCCTCACCCCGGAGCAGTGGCGCACCGTCTCGGAGGCGGCGCTCGCTCTGTTCGCGCGCGGCCAGGAGGTCGCGGCGGCCCGGGGCCTGATCCTGGCCGACACCAAGTACGAGTTCGGCACCGACGCGCAGGGCCGCATCGTGCTCGCCGACGAGATCCACACCCCCGACAGCAGCCGCTACTGGTTCGCCGAGAGCTACGACGCGCGGTTTGCTGCCGGCGCGGCGCCGGAGAGCTTCGACAAGGATTTCGTGCGCAACTGGGTGGTCGCCCGCTGCGATCCCTACCGGGATCCGATCCCGGAGATTCCGGCCGAAATCGTGCTGGAGACGGCTGCCGTCTATATCCGGGCCTACGAGACCATCACGGGCGAACGCTTCGTGCTGCCCGACCCGAACGAGGTGCCGCTCGAGCGCATCCGGCGCAACCTCGCGGCCTATCTCGGCACCCCCGCATAG
- a CDS encoding urea carboxylase-associated family protein, with protein sequence MPPEPEIPVTHETPVTHEIAVTHEIAVTHEIAPRSGVAFTLDKGQRLTVIDPQGEQVADLLAFVRGDLDEVISSGRTLDYASRIYLTMGDPIYSNRSNVLLRIVADTVGRHDFLLTPCSADTFRIIYGDTHPHRGCFGNLAAALAPYGVAPDRIPVAFNVFMNVTVDGGTGELKVEPPLSRAGDHVTFEAECDLVIGLTACSALQSNNNSFKPIRYRIDPARA encoded by the coding sequence ATGCCGCCTGAGCCCGAGATCCCCGTCACCCACGAGACCCCCGTCACCCACGAGATCGCCGTCACCCACGAGATCGCCGTCACCCACGAGATCGCACCGCGTTCCGGCGTCGCCTTCACCCTCGACAAGGGTCAGCGCCTGACCGTGATCGACCCGCAGGGTGAGCAGGTGGCCGACCTCCTGGCCTTCGTGCGCGGCGACCTCGACGAGGTGATCTCGTCGGGGCGGACCCTCGACTACGCCAGCCGGATCTACCTGACCATGGGCGACCCGATCTACTCCAACCGCTCGAACGTGCTGCTGCGCATCGTCGCGGACACGGTGGGGCGCCACGACTTCCTGCTCACCCCCTGCTCGGCCGACACCTTCCGGATCATCTATGGCGATACGCATCCGCATCGGGGCTGCTTCGGCAACCTCGCGGCGGCGCTCGCGCCCTACGGCGTCGCCCCCGACCGGATCCCGGTGGCCTTCAACGTGTTCATGAACGTCACGGTGGATGGCGGCACGGGCGAACTGAAGGTCGAGCCCCCGTTGAGCCGGGCCGGCGACCACGTCACCTTCGAAGCGGAATGCGACCTCGTGATCGGGCTCACCGCCTGCTCCGCGCTGCAATCCAACAACAACAGCTTCAAGCCGATCCGTTACCGCATCGACCCGGCCCGCGCCTGA
- the gudD gene encoding glucarate dehydratase — MAFDTTTPPRGASRTPTVTALKVVPVAGRDSMLLNLSGAHGPFFTRNLVILTDSTGATGLGEVPGGERIRATLEEAGDLVIGRPIGDWQAVLNAMRTRFADRDAGGRGLQTFDLRVTIHAVTAMESAFLDLLGQFLDVPVAALLGEGQQRDAVEMLGYLFYVGDRRRTDLPYRAPEARDGWFRLRDEEALTPDAVARLAEAAYETYGFNDFKLKGGVLAGEDEIAAVTAIHARFPDARVTLDPNGAWSLQEAIRLCKGRGDVLAYAEDPCGAEDGFSGREIMAEFRRATGLPTATNMIATDWRQMNHAIQLGSVDIPLADPHFWTMAGSVRVAQLCRDHGLTWGSHSNNHFDVSLAMFTHVAAAAPGRVTAIDTHWIWQDGQRLTREPLRIRGGLVAVPERPGLGIELDWAEVEAAHALYRSHGLGARDDASAMQFLIPDWTFDNKRPCLVR, encoded by the coding sequence ATGGCCTTCGATACCACCACCCCGCCGCGCGGTGCGTCGCGGACCCCCACCGTCACGGCCCTGAAGGTCGTCCCCGTCGCGGGGCGCGACAGCATGCTGCTCAACCTCAGCGGCGCCCACGGCCCCTTCTTCACCCGCAACCTCGTGATCCTCACCGATTCCACCGGCGCCACCGGCCTCGGTGAAGTCCCCGGCGGCGAGCGCATCCGCGCCACCCTGGAGGAGGCCGGCGACCTCGTCATCGGCCGTCCCATCGGGGACTGGCAGGCAGTGCTCAACGCCATGCGCACGCGCTTCGCCGACCGCGATGCCGGGGGGCGGGGCCTCCAGACCTTCGACCTGCGGGTGACCATCCATGCCGTCACGGCGATGGAATCCGCCTTCCTCGACCTGCTCGGCCAGTTCCTCGACGTGCCGGTGGCGGCCCTCCTCGGCGAGGGCCAGCAACGCGACGCCGTCGAGATGCTCGGCTACCTGTTCTATGTGGGCGACCGCCGCCGCACCGATCTGCCCTACCGCGCACCGGAGGCCCGCGACGGCTGGTTCCGCCTGCGCGACGAGGAAGCCCTGACGCCCGACGCGGTCGCCCGCCTGGCGGAAGCGGCCTACGAGACCTACGGCTTCAACGACTTCAAGCTGAAGGGCGGCGTCCTCGCCGGCGAGGACGAGATCGCGGCGGTCACCGCGATCCACGCGCGCTTCCCCGATGCCCGCGTCACCCTCGACCCGAACGGGGCGTGGTCGTTGCAGGAGGCGATCCGCCTCTGCAAGGGCCGGGGCGACGTGCTGGCCTATGCGGAGGATCCGTGCGGGGCCGAAGACGGCTTCTCCGGCCGCGAGATCATGGCCGAGTTCCGCCGCGCCACCGGCCTGCCCACCGCCACCAACATGATCGCCACCGATTGGCGCCAGATGAACCACGCGATCCAGCTCGGTTCGGTCGATATCCCGCTCGCCGATCCGCATTTCTGGACGATGGCCGGCTCGGTGCGGGTGGCGCAGCTCTGCCGCGATCACGGCCTGACCTGGGGCTCGCATTCCAACAACCACTTCGACGTCTCGCTGGCGATGTTCACCCACGTGGCCGCCGCCGCGCCGGGCCGCGTCACCGCCATCGACACGCACTGGATCTGGCAGGACGGCCAGCGCCTGACGCGCGAGCCCCTGCGGATCCGGGGCGGACTCGTGGCGGTGCCCGAGCGTCCCGGCCTCGGCATCGAGCTCGACTGGGCCGAAGTCGAGGCGGCCCACGCCCTCTACCGAAGCCACGGCCTCGGTGCCCGCGACGACGCCTCCGCCATGCAGTTCCTGATCCCGGACTGGACCTTCGACAACAAGCGCCCGTGCCTGGTGCGCTGA
- a CDS encoding methyl-accepting chemotaxis protein → MRLLSRFSILTKLTSVVVLIGVIVGGCLWYATSRMAAIDSAYAHFLNHDTKAIADLRTVNRLIFTLSYFNVRNIVETTPAGMQRTDKGFEEASERLNTVLASLRDEAPSFAPRIDALKQKVNGFVADSSEARTLASSGLKTEALDLLHRNVDPTFDAMVAEGTSMGRDIRTFVDEGARDLAEMTDQTRLNTLLLGGFGLLAGFLAAGIVAVFGITRPIRRLVDALRRMASGDADATIAGRERRDEVGAVGRAVEDIRALVSRKATEEAERQQIAEAAAASERQRTLHELADGFESAVGSIIATVSASAGALQVTAETMNATASRTTEQSVAVAAAAEEAASNVGTVAAAAEELGSSVQEIGRQIDGSASLARRAVEEAAQTAGLVQDLSTAATRIGDVVALITTIAGQTNLLALNATIEAARAGEAGRGFAVVAAEVKELANQTTRATHEIEEQIGRIQASTGHAVGAIRTISDRIGEISQVTTSIAAAVEEQGAATQEIVRNVAQAACGTSEVTQNITGVAHAAEQTGGATAQVLTSAADLAAQSDALNRQVGRFLATVRAA, encoded by the coding sequence TTGCGCCTCCTCTCGCGATTCAGCATCCTCACCAAGCTGACCAGCGTCGTCGTCCTCATCGGCGTCATCGTCGGTGGGTGCCTGTGGTACGCCACGTCCCGCATGGCGGCGATCGACAGCGCCTATGCCCACTTCCTCAACCACGACACCAAGGCGATCGCGGACCTGCGGACGGTCAATCGGCTGATCTTCACGCTGAGCTACTTCAACGTCCGCAACATCGTGGAGACGACGCCGGCCGGCATGCAGAGGACCGACAAGGGCTTCGAGGAGGCCAGCGAGCGGCTGAACACGGTCCTGGCCTCCCTGCGGGACGAGGCTCCGAGCTTCGCGCCGCGCATCGATGCGCTCAAGCAGAAGGTCAACGGCTTCGTCGCCGACAGTTCGGAGGCCCGCACCCTGGCGAGCAGCGGCCTGAAGACGGAGGCCCTCGACCTGCTGCACCGGAACGTGGACCCGACCTTCGACGCCATGGTGGCGGAAGGGACGTCCATGGGCCGGGACATCCGCACCTTCGTCGACGAAGGCGCGCGCGACCTCGCGGAGATGACGGACCAGACCCGGCTCAACACCCTGCTCCTCGGGGGCTTCGGCCTGCTCGCGGGCTTCCTCGCCGCCGGCATCGTCGCGGTCTTCGGGATCACCCGGCCGATCCGCCGCTTGGTGGATGCCCTGCGGCGCATGGCGAGCGGGGACGCCGACGCCACCATCGCGGGGCGCGAACGGCGCGACGAGGTCGGGGCGGTGGGACGCGCGGTCGAGGATATCCGGGCCCTCGTCTCCCGCAAGGCGACCGAGGAGGCCGAGCGCCAGCAGATCGCCGAGGCCGCTGCCGCGTCCGAGCGCCAGCGGACCCTGCACGAACTCGCAGACGGCTTCGAATCGGCCGTGGGCTCGATCATCGCCACCGTCTCGGCCTCGGCGGGCGCGCTGCAGGTGACGGCCGAGACCATGAACGCGACCGCGTCCCGCACCACCGAGCAATCCGTGGCCGTGGCGGCGGCGGCGGAAGAGGCGGCCTCCAACGTCGGCACCGTGGCGGCGGCGGCCGAGGAACTTGGTTCCTCCGTGCAGGAGATCGGACGCCAGATCGACGGTTCCGCCAGCCTCGCCCGGCGCGCGGTGGAGGAGGCAGCCCAGACCGCCGGCCTCGTGCAGGATCTCAGCACGGCGGCCACCCGGATCGGCGACGTCGTGGCGCTGATCACCACGATCGCCGGCCAGACGAACCTGCTGGCGCTCAACGCGACCATCGAGGCGGCCCGCGCCGGCGAGGCGGGCCGTGGCTTCGCGGTGGTGGCCGCGGAGGTCAAGGAACTCGCCAACCAGACCACGCGGGCCACCCACGAGATCGAGGAGCAGATCGGGCGCATCCAGGCCTCGACCGGTCACGCGGTGGGGGCGATCCGCACCATCTCCGACCGCATCGGGGAGATCAGCCAGGTCACCACGAGCATCGCGGCGGCGGTGGAGGAGCAAGGGGCCGCCACCCAGGAGATCGTGCGCAACGTCGCGCAGGCCGCCTGCGGAACCAGCGAAGTCACCCAGAACATCACGGGCGTCGCCCACGCGGCCGAGCAGACCGGCGGCGCCACCGCCCAGGTCCTGACCTCGGCCGCCGACCTCGCCGCCCAGTCCGACGCGCTCAACCGGCAGGTCGGCCGCTTCCTGGCGACCGTCCGGGCGGCGTGA
- the rnhA gene encoding ribonuclease HI codes for MRTIVYADGGCDPNPGPGGWGVVIEAESGRIELCGGERATTNNRMELTAAINALRHFPEGAQIEMRCDSQYVIKSVTEWMRGWKAKGWRTATGPVKNVELMQELDGLAARRDVRWTWVRGHTGEVGNERADRLAAQGRRETLGLPPRAEGGPTPPTGTAALRGTAALRAAASQGASPAALATAPAEAEPAAPARTSAIPLDLGLGLDVSRAAKAAGLTPQAYVERAVRLALDLGADGFERARAEAKGSAEAKKSTGNGAAE; via the coding sequence ATGCGAACCATCGTCTATGCCGACGGCGGATGTGACCCCAATCCCGGCCCCGGTGGCTGGGGTGTCGTGATCGAGGCCGAGAGCGGCCGGATCGAGCTCTGCGGGGGCGAGCGCGCCACCACCAACAACCGCATGGAACTGACGGCGGCGATCAACGCCCTGCGCCACTTCCCCGAGGGCGCGCAGATCGAGATGCGCTGCGACAGCCAGTACGTCATCAAGTCGGTGACCGAGTGGATGCGCGGCTGGAAGGCCAAGGGCTGGCGCACCGCGACCGGCCCGGTGAAGAACGTCGAGCTGATGCAGGAACTCGACGGGCTCGCCGCCCGCCGCGACGTGCGCTGGACCTGGGTCCGGGGGCATACCGGCGAGGTCGGCAACGAGCGCGCCGACCGCCTCGCGGCCCAGGGGCGGCGCGAGACCCTCGGCCTGCCCCCGCGCGCGGAGGGTGGGCCGACACCACCGACCGGCACGGCCGCCTTGCGGGGCACGGCCGCCCTGCGGGCAGCGGCCTCCCAGGGGGCATCGCCCGCCGCCCTGGCGACGGCCCCGGCCGAAGCCGAACCGGCGGCTCCGGCACGCACGAGTGCGATCCCCCTCGACCTCGGCCTCGGACTGGACGTCTCGCGGGCGGCCAAGGCCGCCGGCCTGACCCCGCAGGCCTATGTCGAGCGGGCGGTGCGCCTGGCCCTCGACCTCGGGGCGGACGGGTTCGAGCGTGCCCGCGCGGAGGCCAAGGGGTCTGCAGAGGCCAAGAAGTCCACAGGGAACGGCGCCGCCGAATGA
- a CDS encoding HpcH/HpaI aldolase family protein — MTDILTNRFKAALNAGQQQIGLWCSLASPISTEVVAGSGFDWLLLDMEHSANDLRDVYAQVQSMMEGSANAMVRMPSDEPIAIKRILDTGVQSLMIPNIDDADQASRAVAATRYAPRGVRGFSQAPRAARFGRIPNYHARCEAEIFVAVQIESRRALDNLEEIAGVEGVDGVFIGPGDLSTSLGFLGQQNHPDVVKVVEETIARIRRTGKHAGILTANEELAHRYIEAGTRFTAVGSDMGLLARTSEALAARFR, encoded by the coding sequence ATGACCGACATCCTCACCAACCGCTTCAAGGCGGCCCTGAACGCCGGCCAGCAGCAGATCGGCCTGTGGTGCAGCCTCGCCAGCCCGATCTCCACCGAGGTCGTGGCCGGCTCCGGCTTCGACTGGCTGCTCCTCGACATGGAGCACTCCGCCAACGACCTGCGCGACGTCTACGCCCAGGTCCAGTCCATGATGGAAGGCAGCGCCAACGCGATGGTGCGGATGCCGAGCGACGAGCCGATCGCCATCAAGCGCATCCTCGACACCGGCGTGCAGTCGCTGATGATCCCGAACATCGACGATGCCGACCAGGCCAGCCGCGCGGTTGCGGCGACCCGCTACGCCCCGCGCGGGGTGCGCGGCTTCTCGCAGGCGCCCCGCGCCGCCCGCTTCGGCCGCATCCCGAACTATCACGCCCGCTGCGAGGCGGAGATCTTCGTGGCGGTCCAGATCGAATCGCGCCGCGCCCTGGACAACCTGGAGGAGATCGCCGGCGTCGAGGGCGTCGACGGCGTCTTCATCGGACCCGGCGACCTCTCCACCAGCCTCGGCTTCCTCGGCCAGCAGAACCACCCGGACGTGGTCAAGGTCGTCGAGGAGACGATTGCCCGCATCCGCCGCACCGGCAAGCACGCGGGCATCCTCACGGCCAACGAGGAACTCGCCCATCGCTACATCGAGGCGGGCACCCGCTTCACGGCGGTCGGCTCCGACATGGGCCTCCTCGCGCGCACCTCCGAGGCGCTCGCCGCCCGCTTCCGCTGA